In Anseongella ginsenosidimutans, one genomic interval encodes:
- a CDS encoding LutC/YkgG family protein, which yields MGIHQTREIILKKIRMALLNAVEQPYPGQEAHYPVFETSGADLCEQFASEFRALQGEVIFCKEKKEFVSKLEALVSEKKWTNVACLSAALTESLRLHILPFINAEGEPDAGITGCEFLIARTGTVAMSSGQSSGRAFSVYSPVHIVLAERSQVLPDLEDAFEAFGNKFSDEWPSALFFASGPSRTGDIEKTLVLGVHGPIEVYVFILDDKF from the coding sequence ATGGGAATACATCAAACGCGGGAAATTATCCTGAAAAAGATCAGAATGGCTTTGCTTAATGCGGTGGAACAGCCGTATCCGGGACAGGAGGCGCATTACCCGGTGTTTGAAACCTCCGGGGCAGATCTGTGTGAGCAGTTCGCTTCGGAATTTCGGGCTTTGCAGGGAGAAGTCATTTTCTGTAAGGAGAAAAAAGAATTTGTTTCGAAGCTGGAAGCGCTAGTGTCAGAAAAAAAATGGACGAATGTTGCCTGCCTGTCAGCTGCTCTGACAGAAAGCCTGCGACTACACATCCTTCCCTTTATTAATGCTGAGGGCGAACCGGATGCCGGGATCACCGGCTGTGAATTTCTGATCGCCCGTACAGGAACCGTTGCAATGAGTTCCGGGCAATCCTCAGGCCGCGCCTTTTCAGTATACAGTCCCGTGCATATTGTACTGGCTGAAAGAAGCCAGGTGCTGCCGGACCTCGAGGACGCCTTTGAAGCATTCGGGAATAAATTCAGCGATGAATGGCCCTCCGCGCTTTTCTTTGCCTCCGGACCCAGCCGCACGGGCGACATTGAAAAAACATTGGTCCTTGGGGTACACGGCCCGATAGAAGTGTATGTGTTTATACTTGACGACAAGTTTTGA
- a CDS encoding SDR family oxidoreductase codes for MDLNLENKIIIVTGGAKGVGKGISRVLAQEGAVPVIAGRNEQDNMQAVAEIEREGRIAFAVTAELTRPGDSENAVKLILDKFGRIDGLVNNAGVNDGVGLENGSYEDFLASLHRNLIHYYLMAHYALPALRESKGAIVNISSRTAETGQGSTSAYAASNGGRNALTREWAVELLKYGIRVNAVIVGDCWTPLYEKWVSTFPDPEAKLTSIRSTIPLGKRMTTAEELGNAVAFLLSDRSSHTTGQLFHVDGGFVHLDRTIH; via the coding sequence ATGGATCTGAATCTGGAAAATAAAATCATTATCGTCACAGGCGGAGCAAAGGGAGTTGGAAAGGGAATCTCCAGGGTTCTGGCTCAGGAAGGAGCGGTTCCGGTCATTGCTGGCCGGAATGAACAGGATAACATGCAGGCGGTTGCTGAAATTGAGCGGGAGGGAAGAATCGCGTTTGCCGTGACGGCCGAACTAACCCGGCCCGGGGACAGCGAAAATGCAGTAAAACTCATTTTGGATAAATTTGGCCGCATTGACGGGCTGGTTAACAACGCCGGAGTAAATGATGGCGTCGGGCTGGAAAACGGCAGCTATGAGGACTTTCTGGCAAGTCTTCACCGAAATCTTATCCATTATTACCTGATGGCCCACTATGCGCTTCCGGCATTGCGGGAGTCGAAAGGAGCCATTGTGAATATCAGCTCCCGGACAGCTGAAACCGGGCAGGGAAGCACCTCGGCCTACGCCGCGTCCAATGGAGGAAGGAATGCCCTGACCCGCGAATGGGCGGTTGAGCTTTTGAAATACGGCATTCGCGTGAACGCGGTGATTGTGGGCGATTGCTGGACTCCTTTATATGAAAAATGGGTAAGCACCTTTCCGGACCCGGAAGCGAAACTTACTTCCATTCGTTCCACTATTCCGCTGGGGAAAAGGATGACCACTGCAGAAGAACTTGGGAACGCCGTCGCATTCCTCTTGTCGGATCGCTCCAGTCACACGACCGGTCAGTTGTTCCATGTTGACGGAGGTTTTGTTCACCTGGATCGTACCATTCATTAA
- a CDS encoding LutB/LldF family L-lactate oxidation iron-sulfur protein has protein sequence MNQLEAAFLARSREKVSDLEHRRKINHALKQSDDAFQKGKEQFSDLAAARRLAKNSKWKAIEYLDRRLEEFEEKFTRHGGKVIWAENAQQALDEIGTICKAKNARTVVKSKSMVTEEIHLNPFLEDRGIDVIETDLGEYIQQLAGEPPYHIVAPSMHKSKEEVAQLFHDKLDALPGLPPRQLTLFARKKLRKKFREAEIGITGVNFLLADIGGVAVTENEGNARLTSSFPKTHIAIAGIEKVLSSVADLHLFWPLLATHGSGQKITVYNSIFTGPKRPKEADGPEEMYVILLNNGRTNILADVKAREGLYCIRCGACLNVCPVYKNIGGHTYNTTYSGPIGAVITPQLRGSRNYKHLSYASSLCGACTEVCPVRINLHELLLDNRQQAVKEKSGTRTEAFTWYAWKRAMLSRSVLNIANEGTKNFFMKNLFKSAWGNERELPVFPGKSFNEQWKKYLDAGEERAV, from the coding sequence ATGAATCAACTTGAAGCGGCTTTCCTGGCCCGGAGCAGGGAAAAAGTCAGCGACCTGGAGCATCGGAGAAAGATCAACCATGCGCTGAAGCAGTCTGACGATGCTTTTCAAAAGGGAAAGGAACAATTTTCCGACTTAGCCGCTGCCCGGAGACTGGCAAAAAACAGTAAATGGAAGGCGATTGAGTACCTGGATAGGCGGCTCGAAGAATTCGAGGAAAAGTTTACGCGGCATGGCGGAAAAGTTATCTGGGCGGAAAACGCACAGCAGGCGCTGGACGAAATAGGGACGATATGTAAAGCGAAAAATGCCCGTACCGTTGTCAAAAGCAAGTCCATGGTAACGGAGGAGATCCACCTCAACCCGTTTCTGGAAGATCGCGGCATTGACGTTATCGAAACAGATCTTGGAGAATATATCCAGCAGCTCGCCGGCGAACCTCCTTATCATATTGTCGCCCCTTCCATGCATAAGAGCAAGGAAGAGGTGGCCCAGCTGTTTCACGATAAATTAGACGCTTTGCCTGGCCTCCCTCCACGGCAGCTTACCTTATTTGCGCGAAAAAAGCTGCGAAAAAAATTCCGGGAAGCCGAAATAGGGATTACCGGCGTAAATTTTCTACTCGCCGATATCGGCGGTGTGGCCGTAACGGAAAACGAAGGGAATGCGCGGCTGACGAGCAGTTTTCCGAAAACGCATATTGCCATTGCCGGTATTGAAAAAGTCCTTTCTTCTGTTGCAGACCTTCATCTATTCTGGCCGCTGCTTGCCACTCATGGCTCCGGACAGAAAATTACGGTGTACAATAGCATATTCACCGGCCCGAAACGTCCCAAGGAAGCAGACGGCCCCGAGGAGATGTACGTCATCCTGCTAAATAACGGACGGACAAATATTCTGGCAGACGTGAAGGCCCGGGAAGGCTTGTACTGCATTCGTTGCGGCGCATGTCTGAATGTATGCCCGGTTTACAAAAATATCGGCGGCCACACTTATAACACTACCTACAGCGGGCCAATCGGTGCGGTGATAACGCCGCAGCTCAGGGGTTCCCGTAATTATAAGCACTTAAGTTACGCGTCTTCTTTATGCGGCGCCTGTACGGAAGTATGCCCTGTCCGCATCAATTTGCATGAACTGTTGCTGGATAACCGGCAGCAGGCGGTAAAGGAAAAGTCAGGAACCAGGACAGAAGCGTTTACATGGTACGCATGGAAGCGCGCAATGCTCAGCCGTTCGGTCCTTAACATCGCCAATGAAGGGACAAAAAACTTCTTCATGAAGAATCTTTTTAAAAGTGCCTGGGGAAATGAAAGAGAGCTGCCGGTTTTCCCGGGTAAATCTTTTAACGAGCAATGGAAAAAGTACCTAGATGCGGGAGAAGAGCGAGCGGTTTAA
- a CDS encoding sodium:solute symporter yields MISNLDVFISGIYILGIVAVGLWASMRKAGSGGSVSGTYFLAGKTLRWPTIGLALFATNISCVHLVSLAQSGFDSGLLNGNFEWMASFTLILLALFFVPFYIKSGVATLPDFLERRYNRASRDWLTIISIFSAVIIHIAFSLLAGGIVLETLFNVNMYVSIIGITVLVGIYTILGGLSAVVITESIQTIVLVLGAVIITAACWNQMGGWSAMTAVLESNNEMSRLSMLRPAGDDSGMPWYSIFLGYPILGIWYWCADQTIVQRVLGAKDENHARAGALFCGFIKILPVFIFVLPGLFAYALAQKGVLNLESITSIDSSGAAVVNSKGIYTLMIVQLLPAGLIGIVVAALLSGIMSQVSGALNSISTLVSYDIFKRVYPETSDKKLVKVGRVSAAICLVISILLLPLLNSYESLFIGLNDVIAHIAPPITCVFLLGIFWGGASPKSAQYTLWIGSLLGIAVYIASKVYPESLIGQIPFMMTAFYLFCICVLLQVSISLIAPFEHTAESKALFWKNPFQPLTRPGWTGMGNYKVLSGLLLLIMVVLYSFF; encoded by the coding sequence ATGATCAGCAACCTGGATGTTTTCATTAGCGGCATTTATATCCTGGGGATCGTCGCCGTGGGTTTATGGGCAAGTATGAGAAAGGCCGGATCGGGTGGAAGCGTGTCGGGTACTTACTTCCTGGCGGGAAAAACCCTGCGGTGGCCTACGATCGGACTTGCCTTATTTGCTACCAATATTTCCTGTGTTCACCTGGTCAGTCTTGCGCAGTCAGGGTTTGATTCGGGGCTGCTTAACGGGAATTTTGAATGGATGGCTTCTTTTACACTTATCCTTCTAGCCTTGTTTTTCGTACCTTTTTATATTAAGTCCGGAGTTGCCACTTTACCTGACTTTTTGGAAAGAAGGTACAACCGGGCCAGCAGGGACTGGCTCACGATTATTTCCATATTTTCCGCTGTCATTATACATATCGCGTTTTCCCTGCTGGCCGGAGGTATCGTGCTGGAGACCCTGTTTAACGTAAACATGTATGTCAGCATTATTGGAATTACCGTTCTGGTGGGTATTTATACGATTTTAGGCGGCCTTTCGGCGGTTGTAATTACTGAATCCATCCAAACGATCGTGCTGGTACTCGGGGCTGTCATCATCACCGCTGCCTGCTGGAACCAGATGGGAGGGTGGAGTGCGATGACGGCGGTGTTGGAATCAAATAATGAGATGAGCCGTTTATCGATGCTGCGTCCTGCGGGCGATGATAGCGGTATGCCCTGGTATTCCATATTCCTCGGTTATCCGATACTCGGCATCTGGTACTGGTGCGCTGACCAAACTATTGTGCAGCGCGTACTTGGTGCGAAAGATGAAAATCATGCGCGGGCCGGGGCCCTGTTTTGCGGATTTATCAAAATACTGCCCGTTTTTATTTTTGTACTGCCCGGTCTGTTCGCTTACGCCCTTGCACAAAAGGGAGTTTTAAACCTGGAATCCATCACCTCGATTGATTCCTCCGGAGCAGCTGTGGTAAACAGCAAGGGAATTTATACCTTAATGATCGTACAGCTTTTACCCGCGGGTCTGATTGGCATCGTGGTAGCCGCGCTGCTTTCGGGTATCATGAGCCAGGTCTCGGGTGCCCTCAATTCCATTTCTACCTTGGTAAGTTATGACATATTTAAACGCGTTTACCCGGAGACCAGCGACAAAAAACTGGTAAAGGTGGGACGGGTATCCGCGGCGATCTGCCTGGTTATTTCCATTTTGCTCCTGCCTTTATTAAACAGCTATGAAAGCTTGTTTATCGGGTTGAATGACGTGATCGCCCATATTGCTCCCCCAATCACCTGCGTTTTCCTGCTCGGTATATTCTGGGGTGGAGCCTCACCTAAATCGGCCCAGTACACGCTTTGGATAGGATCGCTGCTGGGCATAGCGGTTTATATTGCCAGCAAGGTTTACCCTGAAAGCCTCATCGGGCAAATACCCTTTATGATGACGGCATTTTACCTGTTCTGCATCTGTGTTTTATTGCAGGTGAGCATTTCTCTGATTGCGCCATTTGAGCATACCGCGGAAAGCAAAGCCCTGTTTTGGAAGAACCCGTTTCAGCCCCTGACCCGCCCAGGCTGGACCGGCATGGGAAACTACAAGGTGTTGTCCGGCCTGCTCTTACTGATCATGGTAGTACTGTATTCTTTTTTTTAA
- a CDS encoding PA14 domain-containing protein, with amino-acid sequence MAALDKEGLNFRIPEPAGLEDLVTTKKKARVRLDPLVAGAEIFYTIDGTGPGAGSRKYVKPFKLSLTSGKPARLKTVVVLPSGRTSSVYTATFTRKTYRPALKIHPEEQGVSFKAEYGRLPLAKDIQLEKADTSGVLGDFGIEPLSRRPMGVVYEAYFLAAKDDIYTFSIRSDDGAVCYLNDELLIENDGEHSVTEGAGTVPLRKGYHKIRLQYFDAGGGRHLEMRVKDSSGNYPLSGKLFVN; translated from the coding sequence TTGGCAGCATTAGATAAAGAGGGGCTGAACTTCAGGATACCGGAACCGGCTGGCTTAGAGGACTTGGTTACCACGAAAAAGAAAGCGCGCGTCCGGCTTGACCCACTGGTGGCCGGAGCCGAAATTTTCTATACTATTGATGGCACCGGGCCGGGCGCCGGCAGCCGGAAATATGTAAAACCATTCAAACTTTCGCTGACCAGCGGGAAGCCGGCGCGGCTGAAGACCGTTGTGGTGTTGCCATCGGGCAGGACAAGCAGTGTGTATACGGCCACCTTTACGCGAAAAACCTACCGGCCCGCTTTAAAGATACATCCGGAAGAGCAGGGTGTTTCCTTCAAGGCTGAATACGGTCGGTTACCTTTAGCAAAGGACATCCAGCTGGAGAAAGCCGACACCAGCGGAGTACTTGGAGATTTTGGTATAGAACCTTTAAGCCGGAGGCCGATGGGTGTTGTGTACGAAGCCTACTTCCTGGCCGCGAAAGACGATATCTATACCTTCAGTATCCGGTCGGACGACGGTGCCGTCTGCTATTTAAACGACGAGCTGCTCATAGAAAATGACGGGGAACACAGCGTGACCGAGGGAGCGGGAACAGTACCCCTTCGGAAAGGCTACCATAAAATACGACTTCAATACTTTGACGCCGGGGGAGGCCGCCATCTTGAAATGCGCGTAAAAGATAGTTCAGGAAACTATCCGCTTTCCGGTAAGCTGTTTGTTAACTGA
- a CDS encoding L-rhamnose mutarotase — protein MKYIKHIGVITLLACAIACKQQTADNSEKTAGPEKPLRIGMVTGLKPEKAAYYKELHANTWEGVLKKLKECNVRNYSIYLQEIEGNYYLFSYYEYTGDNYEADMKKIAADTTTQRWWTETDPCQIPLPQAAAEGKIWAGMEEVFHMD, from the coding sequence ATGAAATATATAAAACACATCGGGGTAATCACCTTACTGGCCTGCGCGATTGCCTGTAAGCAGCAAACAGCTGACAATTCCGAAAAGACTGCCGGGCCGGAAAAGCCCTTAAGGATAGGGATGGTAACCGGCCTGAAGCCTGAAAAAGCGGCCTACTACAAGGAACTGCATGCCAATACCTGGGAAGGGGTTTTAAAGAAACTGAAAGAATGTAATGTTCGCAACTATTCAATTTATCTGCAGGAGATAGAAGGCAATTACTACCTGTTTAGTTACTATGAATACACAGGGGATAACTATGAAGCCGATATGAAGAAAATCGCCGCGGATACCACCACGCAACGCTGGTGGACAGAAACAGATCCCTGCCAGATCCCTTTGCCGCAAGCCGCTGCTGAAGGCAAGATATGGGCCGGTATGGAAGAAGTTTTTCATATGGATTAA
- a CDS encoding beta-N-acetylhexosaminidase, with protein MTAHAGLLQMRGGAEPVQMPSLIPEPQSLKWSGEHFPLDRSKGILIEDKRLLQVAEILQARLASDCISIPIRVGRGDNYLIELRLGSVKAPFQAEEAYRLEVKKNKVVLTANTEHGIFNGIQTLYQLTDFNTGMIAGCHITDYPAFKWRGYMVDVGRNYQSLELLKQQIDIMSRYKLNVFHFHLTEDVAWRLQIKAYPALTSAKSMTRNKGKYYSIDEMKELIQYCKDRFITLVPELDMPGHSAAFTRAMGVDMQTDKGLEIVKGILSEVCETYDVPYIHIGADEVAIRNQHFLPEVTSLIHQYKKEVVGWSPGGNYDDRTIRQLWKDEGEHDIGKGSLRHIESRYLYLSDMAPQSGVPSIFQRQFGGKKHGDSSLLGAEICLWDDRRVEQETDHLRMNAVYPSMLAFSERSWKGGGYPGKAADIGPDSSARAKDFAAFEKRLITHKKNYFRNLPFPYVAQTAIKWKLFGPFENHGDVTASFWPEAEGVSPEDSLAAVNATGGTVYLWHHTYDSPVSTWIPAPKVNTTWYAFTRFWSGADTTIHIWAEFLNIARSGADATPPTGEWDYKKSKLWINGLVLDPPEWAYPGRPMGLLEEPLVDEGYYFRRPAIVNVKKGWNSILVKLPLAAFDLPDWHAPPKWMFTVIPVQKADGVNWYASEIRYQPHADR; from the coding sequence ATGACAGCGCACGCCGGCCTGCTGCAGATGAGGGGCGGTGCAGAGCCGGTGCAAATGCCGTCCCTTATTCCCGAACCTCAGTCACTGAAATGGTCGGGTGAGCATTTCCCGCTGGACAGGAGCAAGGGTATCCTTATCGAAGACAAGCGTTTGCTGCAAGTGGCGGAGATCCTGCAGGCCCGGCTTGCATCCGATTGCATATCCATTCCGATACGTGTGGGTAGGGGAGATAATTATTTAATTGAGCTAAGGCTTGGGAGCGTAAAAGCTCCCTTTCAGGCGGAAGAAGCCTACCGCCTGGAGGTCAAAAAGAACAAAGTTGTACTGACAGCGAATACCGAACACGGAATATTTAACGGGATACAGACACTTTATCAGCTGACCGACTTTAATACCGGAATGATAGCAGGCTGCCATATAACCGATTACCCCGCTTTCAAATGGCGGGGATACATGGTAGACGTAGGGCGGAATTATCAATCCCTGGAGCTGTTAAAACAGCAAATCGATATTATGTCCAGGTATAAGTTAAACGTTTTTCATTTTCACCTGACAGAAGACGTTGCCTGGCGTTTACAGATTAAAGCCTATCCTGCACTGACTTCGGCAAAATCAATGACCCGGAATAAAGGGAAGTATTACAGCATTGATGAGATGAAGGAGCTGATCCAATATTGTAAAGATCGCTTTATTACCCTGGTACCTGAACTTGACATGCCCGGGCACAGCGCCGCCTTTACCCGCGCAATGGGCGTGGACATGCAAACCGACAAGGGCCTGGAAATTGTAAAGGGCATTCTTTCAGAGGTTTGCGAAACCTATGATGTTCCCTATATACACATTGGTGCAGATGAAGTTGCTATCCGGAACCAGCACTTCCTTCCGGAAGTCACCAGTTTGATTCACCAATATAAGAAGGAAGTAGTTGGATGGTCCCCCGGCGGCAATTATGACGATCGTACGATCCGGCAGTTATGGAAAGACGAAGGCGAACATGATATCGGAAAGGGATCCCTGAGGCATATTGAGTCCCGGTACCTTTATCTAAGCGATATGGCCCCGCAATCAGGGGTGCCTTCCATTTTTCAGCGTCAGTTTGGGGGGAAAAAACATGGTGACAGCAGCTTGCTCGGCGCCGAAATATGTTTATGGGATGACCGGCGGGTAGAACAGGAAACAGACCACCTGAGAATGAACGCGGTCTATCCAAGTATGCTCGCGTTTTCGGAGCGAAGCTGGAAAGGCGGCGGGTATCCGGGCAAAGCCGCTGATATTGGTCCTGACTCGTCGGCGCGTGCGAAAGATTTCGCCGCGTTTGAAAAGCGTCTGATCACTCATAAGAAAAACTATTTCCGGAATCTGCCCTTCCCTTATGTCGCGCAGACAGCTATCAAGTGGAAGCTTTTTGGCCCTTTTGAAAACCACGGCGACGTGACTGCTTCCTTTTGGCCTGAAGCGGAGGGCGTATCTCCTGAGGATTCCCTTGCCGCCGTTAATGCTACTGGCGGAACGGTTTATCTCTGGCACCACACGTATGATTCGCCTGTCAGTACCTGGATACCGGCCCCAAAAGTCAACACCACCTGGTATGCATTCACAAGATTCTGGTCCGGGGCCGATACTACCATACATATATGGGCTGAGTTTCTCAATATTGCCCGGTCCGGAGCGGACGCCACCCCGCCTACGGGTGAGTGGGACTATAAGAAAAGCAAGCTTTGGATAAACGGATTGGTACTCGATCCCCCGGAATGGGCATATCCCGGCCGCCCAATGGGTTTGTTGGAAGAGCCCTTAGTTGACGAAGGCTACTACTTCCGGCGCCCGGCAATCGTAAACGTGAAAAAAGGATGGAACAGCATATTGGTGAAACTGCCGCTAGCTGCATTTGATCTGCCCGACTGGCATGCTCCGCCTAAATGGATGTTTACCGTTATTCCGGTTCAGAAAGCCGATGGCGTGAACTGGTATGCGAGTGAGATAAGGTACCAGCCTCATGCTGACCGGTGA
- a CDS encoding (Fe-S)-binding protein gives MRVQLFIPCFVDQLFPNTAFNMVKVLKRLGCEISYNSSQTCCGQPAFNAGYWDEAAAVAEKFVKDFSNADYVVSPSGSCTGFVRNYYHKLLPGGTKFPVPSSAIPVQKRLYEFTEFVADVLQANEVGAVMKGTGTYHDACGALRECNIRDAPRKLLAHVKGLELREADGCETCCGFGGTFAVKYEPISVAMAEQKVISAMETGAEYIISTDLSCLMHLEAYIKKHKHPIKTMHIADVLASGW, from the coding sequence ATGCGCGTACAGCTCTTTATTCCATGTTTCGTTGATCAGCTATTTCCAAATACCGCCTTTAACATGGTTAAAGTACTAAAAAGGCTGGGTTGTGAAATTTCCTATAATTCCAGTCAGACCTGCTGCGGTCAGCCGGCGTTTAATGCAGGTTATTGGGATGAAGCGGCGGCGGTGGCAGAAAAATTTGTTAAGGACTTCAGCAATGCCGATTATGTCGTGTCGCCCAGCGGCTCCTGTACCGGTTTTGTCCGGAATTATTACCACAAACTCTTGCCTGGCGGCACGAAATTTCCTGTGCCATCGTCTGCGATCCCGGTACAGAAACGCCTTTACGAGTTTACCGAATTTGTAGCAGACGTACTTCAGGCAAATGAAGTAGGGGCCGTAATGAAGGGCACAGGTACGTATCACGATGCTTGTGGCGCTCTCCGGGAATGTAATATCCGGGATGCTCCAAGAAAGCTGCTGGCTCATGTGAAAGGGTTGGAACTTCGGGAAGCGGACGGCTGCGAAACTTGCTGTGGCTTCGGAGGGACTTTTGCCGTGAAGTACGAACCTATTTCAGTAGCTATGGCGGAGCAAAAAGTGATCAGCGCGATGGAAACAGGTGCAGAATACATTATTTCTACAGACCTTTCCTGCCTGATGCACCTGGAAGCATACATAAAAAAGCACAAACATCCGATCAAAACCATGCACATCGCCGACGTACTCGCTTCAGGCTGGTAG